The genomic window TGGAGGCCATGCGCGCCCACGGGGTGCGCAACCTGGTGTTCTCCTCCACGGCGGCCACCTACGGCGAGCCGGAGCAGGTCCCCATCACCGAGGACATGCCCACCGCGCCGACCAACCCTTACGGTGCGACCAAGCTGGCCATCGACTACGCCATCACCTCTTATGCCCAGGCCCATGGCCTGGCGGCCACCTCCCTGCGTTACTTCAACGTCGCCGGGGCCTACGGTCCGATCGGTGAGAACCGCGAGGTGGAGACCCATCTGATTCCGTTGGTGTTGCAGGTCGCCCTGGGGCATCGCGACAAGATCTTCCTGTTCGGCGACGACTGGCCCACCAAGGACGGCACCCCGGTCCGCGACTACATTCACATCCGCGACCTCGCCGAGGCCCACGTGCTCGCCCTGGAGAGCAACGAGTCCGGCGCCCACCGCATCTACAACCTGGGCTCCGGCGACGGCTACTCCGTGCGCGAGGTCATCGAGATGTGCCGGGAAGTCACCGGGCATCCCATCCCCGCGGAGGTCGCGCCCCGCCGGGCCGGGGACCCCGCCACGCTGATCGCGTCTTCGGAGAAGATCACGGCGGAACTCGGCTGGAACCCGCGGCACACTGACCTGGAAACCATCGTCACCGACGCGTGGAACTTCACCTCCCTGCTGGGAGAGCAGGCGCACAGCGCCCAGCGGGTGCGCTGAACCTTCCCGCTACGCCACTTGCGTGTCCCCCGCGACGTCGACGGGATCGTGCGCGGTCAGGCCGTAGTGGCGGCGGGTGTCGCGACTGCCGACCTCCACGCAGCGCAGGACTTTGTCCGCCAGCCCGTGCTGGCTGGCCTCCAACAACAGCCCGGAGAGCGTGTGTCCGGGCGCTTCTGCCTGGGCGGCCACCAGCGCCGGGGTCGCCACCATCGGCAACCTGCGGCGGATCATCGCCAAAGCGTGCAGCGACAGCGCATTCGCCCGGATCGTCCCGCTGAACCGCCTCGCCACCGCCAACAGCAGCTCGGCGGCGGCGTCCGCGTTGCCCAGCACCGAGGCCGCCACGATGTCGCGCAGCTCGGCGTGCGCCATGGCGATCGCCGCGACCACGAGGGTTTCCGCGTCGTCGATAAGTTCTTCCGCGTCCGCCCCGGTCGCCTCAATCTCTTCGAGCAGCAGATGCAGGTCGGTGGCCACCGCGGCCAACCACCGCGCCTGCTCCGGTCCCTCGTCCTCGCAGGCGCTGAAAGCGATGCGGTAAGCGAACGCCTCCCACTGCCCGATCTCCGCGGCGTCCACGGGGTCGTCGGCGCGGTCGCCGGGCCTGATCGGGGCGAAGCGGGCGGCGGCGTCACTGCGACTTAACTCCGGCAGCGCGCCGTGTGCGATCCAGGGCTGCATCGACTGCGCCCCGACCACGTCCGCGACCCGCCCCGCCGACCACGCGGAGGCTGTGTCTGCGCCGATCGGGGGCGGACCGAACAGCAGCCGGTAGCGCTCCCCCGTCAGCACCTCCGGCACGGTCCAGCAGGCGTCGATGCTCATCACCCCGTAATCCTCCAGTTCGAGCAGACGGTCGACGGCCTCATCGATGTCGGCGCCCCGGCGACGCCGGGTGATGACGAAGGCGAAGACTAAGTCAGTGTGGGAGTCACTCAGGGCGCCGTCAGCAATCTCATGCAGGGAGTGGAAGGCTTCCTCGTCGTCGAGGTCGAGGCGCAGCACCGGCCCGAGGCAGTAGCGGTGCCCGCCGACGTTGTCGAAGGCGGCGAGCACGAGGGATTCTTGCGGGTAGAAACCGAAGATGGCGGGTAGGTTGGCCAGCAGATGGCCCGGATCATGCAGTGGCGTGGAATGTGTCGTCATGACTCTCACTCTCCGCACCGGGCGACGTCCTCGCCGGGCTGCGCCGTCGCAGCGTCCGTAAAAAGTGGATAACCCGGTTCATCCACAGCCGAAGCCCAGGGTGGTGCCTGGGGGAAAAGACGGTCGCCGTCTAGAATGGATTGATTAACGCAGGAGTCGTTAATGATACCGCTGCGGCAGGCACGGAATATATTTCGGCTGACAACCGTTGCACTGCATAATGGCGCACGCACCATCTTGCGGCGCAGATAGACGATAGCTGACAGCAGGAGGAGGAGTGACATGTCGGACGTTAACCGCATGTACGAATTGGAGTACCCGTCACCGGAGGTGGCCACTGATTCTTCCGACGGACCCACCCTGATCGTCGCACTTCAGGGCTACGCGGACGCCGGCCACGCGATCGACGGGGCCGCGACGCACATCAAGGCCGCGTTGGAGTCCCACCCGGTGGTGTCGTTCCACAACGACGAGCTCATCGATTACCGCTCCCGCCGCCCCGCGGTCACCCTCCAGGACGACCATCTGGACGGTTTTTCGGACCTGAGCCTGGACCTACGGGTGTTGCGCGACAACAAGGGCAAGTCCTTCCTGCTGCTTTCTGGCCCGGAGCCGGATTTCCGGTGGGAGGCCTTCACCACCGCGGTCGCCGACTTGGCGGACAAGTACGGCGTCGCCCAGACGCTGTGCCTGTACGCCTCGCCCATGCAGGTGCCGCACACCCGCCCGATGGTGGTGCTCGCGCACGGCAACTCCCCGGAGCTGGTCGACGATCTGTACACCTGGGACGCGCGCGTGACCGTGCCTGGCGCCGCCTCACTCTACATTGAACGCGAGCTGCACAAGCGCGGCCACAAGGTCGGCGGCTACACCGCGCAGGTGCCGCACTACCTGGCGCAGTCGCCGTACCCGCAGGCCACCTACCAGCTGCTGACCGCGGTCTCTGAGGTCGCGGACCTGGACTTCCCGCTGCGCAGCCTGGAACAGGACATCAAGCGCGCCGATGAGCAGTTGTCGGAGCACACCTCCGGCAACCATGAGATCGCGCAGGTGGTCCAGGCCTTCGAGAAGCAGTACGACGCCGAGCTGGAGCGCTACCGTTCCGAGCACCCGGACGCCCGTCTGCCCGGCGAGGCGAAGGTGCCCTCCAGCGACGAGATCGGCGAGGAATTCGAGCGCTTCCTGGCCTCCATCAACCACGAGGACGCTCCCGCCGACGATCGTGACGACGCCGCCGGGCAGGCCCCGAAGACCAACGGCGCCCTGCCACCCGGCGTCGGTGAGGACGAGGGGCAGCCGGAGGATTCCCCGGGCCCGGAGGACTCCCCGGAGCAGGACGACGACGGCGAGCAGCGCTAAGGGCTCCTCCCCGGCCGAGGCCCCGCGTCAGCTACGGTGGACAGCGTGAACCTCGCTGACCTGCTGCCAGATTTAACCGAAGTCCCGGAGTCGCTTTTTGAGGAGGCGATCTGGGGCTCCTTCGTGTCGTGGACGACGCAGCGCGGCATCGAACTCTACCCCGCCCAGGAGGAGGCCTCCCTGGGGGTGTTGACCGGCGACAACGTCATCCTGGCCACGCCCACGGGATCGGGTAAGTCGATGGTGGCCAACGCCGCGCACTTCATCGCCATGGCCCGCGGCCAGCGCAGCTTCTACACCGCCCCGATCAAGGCGTTGGTCAGCGAGAAGTTCTTCGCGCTGTGCGAGATCTTCGGTCCTGAAAACGTCGGGATGATGACCGGCGACGCCACCGTCAACGGCAAGGCGCCCATCATCGCGGCCACCGCGGAGATCGTCGCCAACATCGCGCTGCGCGACGGCAGCAAGGCGGAGATCGACCAGGTCGTGATGGACGAGTTCCACTACTACTCCGACCCGGAGCGCGGTTCCGCGTGGCAGATCCCGCTGCTGGAGCTGCCGCAGGCGCAATTCCTGCTCATGTCCGCCACCCTCGGCGACACCTCGTCGCTGGAAAAAGACCTGACCGAGCGCACGGGCCGGGAGACCACCCTGGTCACCGGCACCACGCGGCCGGTGCCGCTGGACTTCCACTACGTCTTCTCCCCCGTCCACGAGACGATCGAGGAACTGCTGGACAACGGCAAGGCCCCGATTTACGTGGTGCATTTCTCCCAGCGCGAAGCCACGGAACGTGCTCAGGCGCTGACGAGCATGACGATCATCGACAAGGACACCAAAGACAAGATCGTCGCGGAGATCGGCGCCTTCAAGTTCACCACCACCTACGGCAAGGAGTTGTCGAAGCTGCTGCGCCGCGGCATCGGCGTGCACCACGCGGGCATGCTGCCGAAGTACCGCCGCCTGGTGGAGAAGCTCTCCCAGACGGGCCTGTTGAAGGTCATCTGCGGCACGGACACCCTCGGAGTGGGCATCAACGTGCCGATCCGCACAGTGCTGATGACCGGCCTGGCGAAGTTCGACGGCACCCGCCAGCGGATCCTGAAGTCGCGGGAGTTCCACCAGATCGCCGGTCGTGCCGGTCGCGCGGGCTACGACACCGAGGGCACCGTCGTGGTCGAGGCCCCCGAGCACGAGATCGAGAACGTGAAGCTGCGACGCAAGGCGGGCGATGACCCGAAGAAGCTGAAGAAGATCCGCAAGAAGTCCGCCCGTGACGGGGAGGTCTCGTGGTCGGAGAAGACTTTCGAGCGCCTGACCGTCGCCGAGCCGGAGCAGATGACCAGCCAGTTCCGGGTGTCGAACTCGATGTTGCTCAACGTGCTGGCCCGTCACGGCGACGGCTACGAGCACATGAAGCACCTGCTGCGCAC from Corynebacterium maris DSM 45190 includes these protein-coding regions:
- the galE gene encoding UDP-glucose 4-epimerase GalE — its product is MKLLVTGGAGYVGSVCAQVLIEAGHDVTVLDNLSTGNRSAVPAEATFVEGEVAEDAEKVLAEGDFDGVVHFAARSLVGESMEVPEQYWRDNVGATLTLLEAMRAHGVRNLVFSSTAATYGEPEQVPITEDMPTAPTNPYGATKLAIDYAITSYAQAHGLAATSLRYFNVAGAYGPIGENREVETHLIPLVLQVALGHRDKIFLFGDDWPTKDGTPVRDYIHIRDLAEAHVLALESNESGAHRIYNLGSGDGYSVREVIEMCREVTGHPIPAEVAPRRAGDPATLIASSEKITAELGWNPRHTDLETIVTDAWNFTSLLGEQAHSAQRVR
- a CDS encoding DUF4192 domain-containing protein produces the protein MTTHSTPLHDPGHLLANLPAIFGFYPQESLVLAAFDNVGGHRYCLGPVLRLDLDDEEAFHSLHEIADGALSDSHTDLVFAFVITRRRRGADIDEAVDRLLELEDYGVMSIDACWTVPEVLTGERYRLLFGPPPIGADTASAWSAGRVADVVGAQSMQPWIAHGALPELSRSDAAARFAPIRPGDRADDPVDAAEIGQWEAFAYRIAFSACEDEGPEQARWLAAVATDLHLLLEEIEATGADAEELIDDAETLVVAAIAMAHAELRDIVAASVLGNADAAAELLLAVARRFSGTIRANALSLHALAMIRRRLPMVATPALVAAQAEAPGHTLSGLLLEASQHGLADKVLRCVEVGSRDTRRHYGLTAHDPVDVAGDTQVA
- a CDS encoding DEAD/DEAH box helicase is translated as MNLADLLPDLTEVPESLFEEAIWGSFVSWTTQRGIELYPAQEEASLGVLTGDNVILATPTGSGKSMVANAAHFIAMARGQRSFYTAPIKALVSEKFFALCEIFGPENVGMMTGDATVNGKAPIIAATAEIVANIALRDGSKAEIDQVVMDEFHYYSDPERGSAWQIPLLELPQAQFLLMSATLGDTSSLEKDLTERTGRETTLVTGTTRPVPLDFHYVFSPVHETIEELLDNGKAPIYVVHFSQREATERAQALTSMTIIDKDTKDKIVAEIGAFKFTTTYGKELSKLLRRGIGVHHAGMLPKYRRLVEKLSQTGLLKVICGTDTLGVGINVPIRTVLMTGLAKFDGTRQRILKSREFHQIAGRAGRAGYDTEGTVVVEAPEHEIENVKLRRKAGDDPKKLKKIRKKSARDGEVSWSEKTFERLTVAEPEQMTSQFRVSNSMLLNVLARHGDGYEHMKHLLRTNHDPRSKQNKDILTALELFRGLLNAGLVVRREEGTDLYGRTYHLTQELPRDFALNQPLGPLALAALTLLDPESETFTLDVISVFEAILDDPRPILRAQESQARGEEIGRLKAEGVDYTERMALIEDVTYPKPLEEMLEDAYETFAKGNPWVKEFDISPKSVVRDMIEHAMTFSDLVATYSLARSEGVVLRYLTDAWRTLKHSVPTEYVTEQLEDVVEWLGELIRQVDSSLIDEWAQMSDEDTPISKEDLERELAFGVEDPTAVTANRRAFTVMVRNHFYRLVELFAFEREEQLDAMTEYLEDAPDWPSLLDDYFDEYDDLDTGQASRGKEYFLLQDKGRQWQVRQILKDPEGDNSFSFVGTVDLDASDEAGEVRLSELRVTQN
- a CDS encoding PAC2 family protein, whose amino-acid sequence is MSDVNRMYELEYPSPEVATDSSDGPTLIVALQGYADAGHAIDGAATHIKAALESHPVVSFHNDELIDYRSRRPAVTLQDDHLDGFSDLSLDLRVLRDNKGKSFLLLSGPEPDFRWEAFTTAVADLADKYGVAQTLCLYASPMQVPHTRPMVVLAHGNSPELVDDLYTWDARVTVPGAASLYIERELHKRGHKVGGYTAQVPHYLAQSPYPQATYQLLTAVSEVADLDFPLRSLEQDIKRADEQLSEHTSGNHEIAQVVQAFEKQYDAELERYRSEHPDARLPGEAKVPSSDEIGEEFERFLASINHEDAPADDRDDAAGQAPKTNGALPPGVGEDEGQPEDSPGPEDSPEQDDDGEQR